The stretch of DNA TTTCAATGCACTCAGCCACACGCAAAGCCAGTCTCGCTCTCTAAAGTGACAATTCACATGTGTCAGAGGCTTGTACTGTACACAATGATCAGACAAACAGCATTCACATACACTAGCAGACCCCGTACACTCTTGTATATAAAAAAGTGGAGCTCTTCCAAATGGAAACTTTTAGACGCTTTTATTCCACCATTGCAATACGGTTGAGGAAAGATTAACAAATTGAATTCAATAACTATAGACCAATTGCACCAGTGAGCCAAGCTTGAAGGAATTCTAAAAGGCAACCTGCTTTAATACAAAAATAAAGTTTGtgcgtttaaaaaaaatgttcatTCATTGCCACTATTTAGTCAAatcatgccacacacacacacctcttccaaACACTAACTGGCTCGAACAGGAGAAGTTCTGATTAAAAATTAGTATTCAAAATCCTAGTTCTGTCTCAAGAGGGGTGGACCAATTAATAACCGATTCAACACCCGAGGTAATTTTTGTAACCTACATCGTTAGTAAAATGTTTTGCGCACAACAAAGAGGTTAAGTTTGACATGAAAGAAGACAATTCCCCTCCAGTTCCTTTAGTCCTGAGTTTCAATCCAGCATGAATGACAAGAACACCTCTCCTGCTGTGCACATTTGTGAGTCTAGTTGTATAGTCACACCCAAACACATTCATCATTAAATTGTTAAAAAGTAAACAAATCTCTTAACCTCATCCATTGAATGTGCAGTTAAAACCCATGTCCGGCACTACCAATATGCCGCCATTCACCACATTATTTCCTCCAAGCCAGGCTCACCGAGGCAAAAACAGTAACAAGCAAAAAAAACACCAGAAAAGACTTGAAGGGAATCATACAAGGGAGGGGAAAGCGGTTTGACTGCTGAAGGCGCAAGTATGTCCATCTTCAATGCATAAGAGGGGAGCATGTGAGCACCAAGCTCAGTTAATTTTATAAATGCACTCAGCTTTGTCTTGCTAGTATACAAATGCAGGGGTATTGTGGTACAGTCCCCAGATGTTTCTATCATGGCCAGTCAGAACTCTATGATAGATCTTATGGGGGGCTCTGTGTGAAGGTGGGGGCTGGCTTTCAAGACATACATTGTTCTGTGCAATGTTGGTGGGGAACACTTACAACGCTGTATTTAATTGATCAAACTGGGTCTTTAATCAAGACTGTGACTAATCTGGTGTTCCAGTGCTGGGCGAAAACCCTGCATCTCCTATGGCTCGCCAGGACCACCATACCCATCCCTCCCATAGCACAACTGCTCTGACCACATTCAAAATGCATCCTTACGTCCTCTGCCTTGAAGTAATTCACTAGGTTAGGATACGTGGAAGCTGCAGTAACTTGCTTTTTTCCATCCAACGGAATACTTTCCACAGACGGTACTTCAAGGGAAGGAGGAAGGTTTTGTTAACATTCTCAAACAGTTCCCCGATCGGTCTTGAATGTCCCCACCTCCCATCTTCACTATGGCGATAGCAGGAGTAGAGAAAAGGACTTTAGTGGTGGTAGAAGAGAGAATATTTTCTAGGTCAGACCTTTGGTTTTTAGCGCAAGTCCAGGGTAGCCCATTTACACAAACACAATATTGACACGAATGACTACTACCCTGGGACTCCACATGATCATAATGCCATCCCCAGATTAGTTCAACATAAATTATGTATATCAAAAGGATTTTATTGTTGACCTTATTCTGTCATTAAGGATCAAACGAGTAGAACAAATTCCATTGTAGGAATGCTTCCCAGTGCCTGTTACACTGTACAATAATACAAGGGCATATCTGAGACAACTACACCAagcactcattcaaaacacaggTAGGCCTAATTAGTTTGCCCTTTTAAGTGCCAAGATGCCACATACAAGTCTTCATTAACCGAGTGAAACAGCCTTTAGGAATCCAAATTGAAACTTTACATGTAAAATAAAACACAATTCATTATCTAAAAACTGtcaacatctcctatacattaTGGTTGCCATGTACAACTGGATATGTCCATGCAGATCATACTGACGTCAACCCTATTTTGACCGTGGGCATACATCCAAAAAAACAGTTCAGCCCTTGTATAGGCGTTAACACACAGTCCTACTTAGAATTTTATACAAAAACAAAGTGAGTGAGAAGCGCGTCGGATCTGAACAAATCCTGCTCTATTAGCAAATCAAAAACGGGTCATAAACAGGTCTAGTAGGGGAAACCCAAAAAGCAGGGGGGAAAGTTGTTTGAATTGGATATGCTACACTTAAAGTCAAATGGATTTCAATAGTCTTTTGTCTTTCAAGTATAATACATTGTTTCGTTCTGCCTCCTATCCCCCTTTCTGATCCTCCCTGGGAGAGTGGCTACACTGTCAGAGCAGTAGGCATCCTAGGAGGGCCGTGTGCGCCTCTGCTAGCCTTGTACCACAAAGCAGGCCAGGCCGGCCAGGGGAACAACAGGGCGGGGGAGGCCTGTTGGTCTGACTGGGGTTACAATGGAAAGCTGTGTTAGCCATAGCAGCAGTTCAGCTCCTCTGGAGGGTGTAATGGGTGTCATCGATAGCAGTGCTGAATGGGTAAGGGCTTCCAAGCCATGCGCTACCTGCCTTGGCTAGGCTATTTCTTCCTGGGGTGCTGCCTTCGGGCCTGTAGCCTCTGGCGTGCCCCTGACGTTTTGGAGCCAGCACCAATGGAGAACGAGGGAGTTGATGGAGAGcctggtcaacaacaaaaaacatgtcAACATAAAGATGCACCTGGCTGTTGACTATAATCATTACAGCTCCTCAGATTTAGGAAGAAACACAGACTATGCTTTTTGCTGCACGCTTCAGGCAGAACGCTGGAGAATCAGAATCAAGCTCTAGTTATTTTCTTACCGAATGCTGAGGGTGCCAAAGCACTGAATCCTTGGACTGGAGTTCCTGGGCTTCCAAAGGCAATAGGACCTGCAGCTgtgctctggccaaaagtaggggTAGACGTCCCTGTACAATAAATGAACAATTAGAGACTAGAATAAAATACATCTATTAAACTTTGGTTTTGGATTGAACTGGACTTTTAAAATTGGCCAATACTGTAAAATTTCACTGCCACCAAAATGTAACATTGACCAACATCTGATTTATTTTAAATAATAAAAATCTGTTGTGGATGAAAACAAAAATCAGTAAAAGTGTGTGTTATATTATAATCTACTGACCGAAGGCTGGCTTGTCACTAACAGCAGCCCCGAAGTTGAAGCCTGGTGTCTGTGTTGTGAGGTTGGGTGTTCCAAACGGAGTGCCTGAAATTGCTGCGCCGAAGTTGAATCCTCCGGTGGTTGGCTGGACAGGGGTAGCGGGGGCCTGCTGTGCAGACACACCACCAAACGAGAAGGTTGGGGCAGAGGCTGGGAGTGTGCCGGCAGTCTGAGTGGCAGAGCCAAAGGCAGGGGCTGCTGGGACAGCCACGGTGTTGCCAAATGCAAAACCTGTAGAGCTGGCTCCAAATGCCAGCTTAGTGGGGGTCCCAAATGTAGAAGCTGCCGTAGTGGCAGCTGCACCAAAAGCGAAGGGGGCAGGGGTGGCCCCAGCTGACCCAAATGTGAAAGGATTAGCTGCTGCGGAAGCAGCAGCCGGGGCCTGAGTTGCGCTAGGGAACGCTGATGCTGTGGAAGCGTCGAATGAGGACTTCCCAAACATGAACGTGGACTGGATTGCAGGtgctgcagcagtagtagtgactGCAGTGGCCATTCCAAAGCCACTGAAGGATGCGGTGGTAGAGTTTTGGGTGGCTGCAGCCTGGCCAAAGGTAAATCCCCCCTGGGCGGTGGCTGGGGGGGCAAGTTGAGTGGCAGCAGAGGTGGTGGTCATGGCACCAAACGAAAAGCTGTTGTTGCTAGTGGTGGCGGCTGCAGTGGAGCTGAGGGTGGGTGCAGGAGCTGTGGTGGAGCCGAACTGGAAAGTACTTCCTGTGGCAGGGGCAATGGTCGTGGCAGAGGTCATTGCAGGCGGCGCACTCCAGTTTCCAAACAGAGACTTGACAGATGGCGGGGCGGCTGGGACTGCGGAGGGGACTGGGGCAGGAGCGGTGCTGCTGGACACCCCAGTGAACAGGGAGGCAGCAGGGGCCATTGTACTGCTGTTGGTGAGCCCGCTGAGCAATGAAGCAGATGCGCTGGCTGTGGAGGGGGCTGAGGTAGCGGCTGGCTGTCCAAAAGCACTGGTGGCTGTGGCACTTCCAAATATGGGTTTAAAGGTTGGGACAGCAGGTGTGCTCTCTGTGGCTGGGGAGGCTGGGGTCGCAGGCCCGAAGATGGGCTTGAACACAGAGGCCAGGAGGGGATTATTACTGCTGGTTGTTTCTGTGGTGGCGGTGGGGGCCAGTGAGGAGGAAGGGGCTGTCAGTGTGTTGGCCAGGCCAAACAAGCTAGCTCCACCCAGGCTGGGGACACTGCTGGGGGCCTTGGTGACTTGGCTCAGCACCTGGATGAAAGCAGAGGACATGGTGCTGGCAGGCTGGGAGAGGGAGGTTGGGGCAGGCTGGAAGGAGGAGGCTGGTGTGGGCTGAGGAGCAGTCAAGCTGGTCTCTGCCTGCAGAGCAGAAGTCACCAGTGGTGCAGGAGTCATCAATACTTTCACCAAGGAGACAGCCGGAGCTggaggggagaaaaaaaaagaagagaaaaaCAGGCTTTTGAGTAACATCTTCACTCAAAGACCACCAAAAAGTAGTGTCTTCCAACTTTAAATGATTGATGTGTGATTAACAGACCTGCAGTTGTGGCAGCAGCACTGGCAAGGGCGTTGTTCCTCATCATTTTAAGAGACTCCAGGAGGGGGTTGGCCGCGGGGGTGGTGGTGACAGGTGCAGCTGTGCTTGAGGGGACAGGATCCAGGTTGATCACAGAGATAGGAGCCACCACACTGGCAGATGTCGATATGGAAAGAGGGCTGGCCAGCAGGGTGGCCAGGGTGGGTGTGGGGTCGCTTGACACAGGAGGTTGAGAAGATGTGGTCACTACTGGATCTGGCACAGTTTTCTCTGGTACTAAAAAATGACCACAACATCAATATCCCAtactttgttgttgttgacaaacTGTTTTATAAAAGTTGTGATCTGGGAATACGCACCACACTCTTCAAGGACTGTGTTGATCTGACTGAGAGCAGCTTTTTTCTCCTGATCCAGGTCTTTCACAGTGATGGTGTAGCCCAGCTCAGGAGGTGGAGGCTGCAAAGACAACATCAATGTTAAGACTCCATCTGTCAGATGATTAGCTACATGTCCCATTTGAGTACATTTTCTATTACGCAGAATTTCTCACTAGAGAGATTTGGTCTCCTCTACGACTGGACACCAGCGGAATCTTGCGTTTCCGTTTCCCACTACCGGCAGAGTCTGACGCCACATGGACCTCGGGGGCTAGAGTCAGTTTTTCTGTAACAGGAAATATAGTGCATTGAACATTAATGTGGTGGCTCCAGTTATTTTCAATTACTTAAAATCAAAACATAAGTCTATTTTGGGACAACACCAAAAGCCCTGAGCCTGATCTGGAATAACATCATAAACATGCTCTAACCAGTGGTGGGTGCTGGGTCCATCAACGTCTTGTCAGACCTCGTCGAGGATGCAGAGCTGGGGGAGCGAGCATCCTCTTCCCTGGCAGACAGAAAAAACAAGGTCATAAAATGCATGCAACAATGGCAGTTCTCATTTCATCACAGGACATGGTGTGAACCTAGAAATGTCTAGAAGGGTGAATACCTGGGCTTTTTAGAGGCTCTCTCTGGGGTCTGGGAGCGGGATGAACCAgggctggagagaggggagaggctgCGGGTGGAGGCCTTTTTCCGCTTGAAAAACAAACGTGAAAGTGAGGGTTAGGTTAAAGGGCATCACACAcagctctctgattcagaggggttgggttaaatgtggaagacacatttcagttcaaTGCATTCAGTTGAGCAACTGACTCAGTTGCCACCCCCCGGTTTTCTGACAATACTGCTCTGTGTAGGTCAGCTCTGTCAACTGAACTCCTGGCTGTCGATCCCAACAAGAGGAATACCCAATCAGAGGAGTACTGTCCATCCAAATTATAAAAAGTACCTGAGCAAAGCCTTGTGAGGAGCTGAGGGAGCTGCGAATGGAGTTGCGGACCGAGCCCAGGGTGCCGCTGGGGGTCAGGCCACAGCTCACAGAACTGATGGAGGAGGTGCGTGACTTCTTCATCATTGACTCCTCCGTCATAGCGTTCAGTCCTCGCTTCAGCGTACCAGGCCTACAGGAGTTGGGAGTGGAAACAGGATTTCAGGAGACATTGGAAGAGGAGATACAGTATTTGAATAATTTATTATTTAGATATAACTAAACATatctatataacacactgaatGAAAGCAAAGTCGCATTCAAATGTAATATCAGAACTTGAATTACAGAGAAAAAAATGTTTGTACAGGCATTGCTCACACTTACTTGGGCACCGGCGGTGTAGGAGCCCCATTGGGCAGCAGTGGCTCAAATGCCGAGTGAGCACTCCCACTGCTGTCATGACGCCTAAGTGAACAAAAAGCAGGTGTACGTTGTAAACAGTCTTCAAGAGCCACACAATACCAAGAGAGACACTGAAGTGTGAGAATAACAGTATGTTGTATACAAAGGGATTGCATCCTGTGGTAGTCACATACCTCCTTTTGCTCTTTTGCCCTGCAGTGAAGCTCATATCATCTTCATTGTCCACCTCTCTCTTGCGGCTCTCTTTGAGCACACTCAGAACAGTCTCCCTGGAGCAAGGGTCTGCAGGGGCCCCCAGGCCTGGAGAACCAAGGATTCCCGGGGagttcaaatgatcaaagctgcAGACAACATCAATTGCAGAACAAATGTCAGAAGGGCCACCCAACTACTAAGGATGTTTTCAAACTGCATATGGACACTCAAATAATGAGCCACAGAATGATCACAGAAGTACAAGTTGCTTGCATTATCCCCAACAGACCTACAAACATTTTGATAGAAAAATTAAGATGCGGCAAGACAGGGCCAATATGACTTACAAAGGGGATTGAGAGGTGTTGCGATCTGGCCTAGCAATCTTCACTGTGACTGGACTGTGGACTGCTGGGGAGTTTCGAGGGGTGAGAATGTTCTTCTTTTTGAAGCTGTCCCACTGGGCAGGTGGCAGGATGCCCACAGAGGATGTGCCGGTCTGCTGGAGGGGGTAGTGGCGTTGGGGAGTTATGGTGAACCTGCCCATCATGCCAAGGGGCTCCCTGTACACAATGTGACCACAAGATTAGGTCATTGCAGGAAACTGACGTAGATCATTTATAAACTGATTTTATATTCCACAAACAAGAATTTAAACAAAATAGGGGACATTTTATCTGTCAGGAGCCTGAGTTGACCAACCATTTGTTTAAATAGCTACTTTAATAGCTATCAATGTTTTGAAAATGATAGTAAAAGCTGTTGTAAATGCAGAAATCATTACAGTGGAAAAGATTCTTACTGTAAAACTTCCTATAATGCATGTTCAAAACATTGTTATCGCTTGTCTCGTGCCATACTGTCATCCAAAGAAGAACGATATATATCTCGAGCACGAACTGAGGTGGGAATGAACATTTCCTTGTAGAGAATACAGCTGATAGCAACTCCCACATTTTCAAATATTGGAGGGAATGCGAGTATGTGTTGCGGCGAAGCAGCACGTCTTctcaatacatttaaaaacaagacGTTTTCCTATTTAATGATAACTACCTAGGACACGAACCGTAGCAACATTGGAATCGTTTAAAATCGTGTAACAACTGCACCACGTGTGCAACATGATCCGTAGGCGCAATTTTGTTTCGGAATTTTATTTAACTACGGTTAACACATTGGCTACTGACAGCTGCAAACCAACTAGCTACGTTAGCTGACAATGCTAGGCTAACTACCTAGTCATTGTTAGCTTGACTAAGAACTTTAATGCTaaagttagctagttaaacattaTTTCAGTACTCACCTCCCGAATGACAGTCTTTTGTTCGGAGTATAAACAGCGTGGTTGGGTCGCGCCAATATTTCGCGCAGTTGTTCTCGTGCGTTTGGGTTAACACGCGAATTCGCACCGGCTCGCGGCCTCCCAACAACTGAGGGAGGACTTTCTGCCTTCCCAATGTAACTTCCCATTAGTATATCCCGAGGACTGAACAGAAATGAGTCGCTTTGTCCCGCGACTTTCCGATAAATAGCGCCCTCGGAACGTCTTTGGTCGGTAAATACTAGCGGTTCCCTAACATCACCCTTGACCGTGCGACTTCTGACTCTCCCCGCTGTGTGTAATCCGTTCGCAATCTCTGGCAACCAGCGTCGCAGCACGGGTGGAAC from Oncorhynchus kisutch isolate 150728-3 linkage group LG28, Okis_V2, whole genome shotgun sequence encodes:
- the pom121 gene encoding nuclear envelope pore membrane protein POM 121; the protein is MSPREKRFIAFSSLVIFCLVVYYIPTFFYIVFILGVCCVACIYHSGESLNARLGPHPRHGLTVPPVLRRWLPEIANGLHTAGRVRSRTVKGDVREPLVFTDQRRSEGAIYRKVAGQSDSFLFSPRDILMGSYIGKAESPPSVVGRPRAGANSRVNPNAREQLREILARPNHAVYTPNKRLSFGREPLGMMGRFTITPQRHYPLQQTGTSSVGILPPAQWDSFKKKNILTPRNSPAVHSPVTVKIARPDRNTSQSPFFDHLNSPGILGSPGLGAPADPCSRETVLSVLKESRKREVDNEDDMSFTAGQKSKRRRHDSSGSAHSAFEPLLPNGAPTPPVPKPGTLKRGLNAMTEESMMKKSRTSSISSVSCGLTPSGTLGSVRNSIRSSLSSSQGFAQRKKASTRSLSPLSSPGSSRSQTPERASKKPREEDARSPSSASSTRSDKTLMDPAPTTEKLTLAPEVHVASDSAGSGKRKRKIPLVSSRRGDQISLPPPPELGYTITVKDLDQEKKAALSQINTVLEECVPEKTVPDPVVTTSSQPPVSSDPTPTLATLLASPLSISTSASVVAPISVINLDPVPSSTAAPVTTTPAANPLLESLKMMRNNALASAAATTAAPAVSLVKVLMTPAPLVTSALQAETSLTAPQPTPASSFQPAPTSLSQPASTMSSAFIQVLSQVTKAPSSVPSLGGASLFGLANTLTAPSSSLAPTATTETTSSNNPLLASVFKPIFGPATPASPATESTPAVPTFKPIFGSATATSAFGQPAATSAPSTASASASLLSGLTNSSTMAPAASLFTGVSSSTAPAPVPSAVPAAPPSVKSLFGNWSAPPAMTSATTIAPATGSTFQFGSTTAPAPTLSSTAAATTSNNSFSFGAMTTTSAATQLAPPATAQGGFTFGQAAATQNSTTASFSGFGMATAVTTTAAAPAIQSTFMFGKSSFDASTASAFPSATQAPAAASAAANPFTFGSAGATPAPFAFGAAATTAASTFGTPTKLAFGASSTGFAFGNTVAVPAAPAFGSATQTAGTLPASAPTFSFGGVSAQQAPATPVQPTTGGFNFGAAISGTPFGTPNLTTQTPGFNFGAAVSDKPAFGTSTPTFGQSTAAGPIAFGSPGTPVQGFSALAPSAFGSPSTPSFSIGAGSKTSGARQRLQARRQHPRKK